One Paramisgurnus dabryanus chromosome 8, PD_genome_1.1, whole genome shotgun sequence DNA window includes the following coding sequences:
- the LOC135770615 gene encoding uncharacterized protein: MTTAGLRIGDQVVLEEDYDENYIPSEQEIHEYAVEIGIDPDREPELLWLAREGMVAPLPAEWKPCQDVTGEVYYFNFSTGQSTWDHPCDEQYRQLVILERERAQQARTLPAASGLGTGKKDKEKKKKKEKKDKKKEKKKDLESLRAPVLSGPLAPIRGLSDGSLRGSLGSLQPLKTSLGGVLVNPSAVVSCNEEKSAEEETEEERLRDSGGLLRNLHLDLDALGGLQYEDSEVSETVPPEERTEPELQDLALSRDHSLDAPAEGSLRGCHLPSGPPGGSREYSSVSSCPPTPDAAVSGGREDKMSDRNKGAQEEMELKRGDEEENGKSDRDGEEIEEQIERFSSPEDIERDQTEDRSDERDQIVKRSDDKKQQGVDERERSYSQSDQTEEKSEVERHHREERLDDEHEQTENKGDSMRNEIRHRREEMNESEKQDERNSEKSVSSVEEECGERDEEEQSDTDDCRNTDMDTSEHMEETHEDTQVQCLDHQPTADLNDSPRETDSKHLKRSHRSSGMNSDREEIEHLEVTRPETQMTNIKSDTRKFVPQWNPVSSEESEAGERVQSLSSTDDVQRGFVSKFSENVFDLLELSPAVESKDIERVSKDANRCLLDDVTSAQIPHSPDNIRQRPTTAYDRSDISSHREGDETDQRESDESEQTRGERQDTDRQTALEENSDEGETRRSEEERDRQMQDDTRRLMEEKDRRLQLLRDALMEEEKEEERRIKEESTEQLRLLKEQLLKERREEEERLTRTTHTQLKQLRDESELKLKELRQELESERDRVETENRRSLDHLRAESEEGLRAEKKRLQEKKKEQLSSIILDAKLSDRQKDLRSPRPEKPLAEYQRELTDVLQEVREEVERDHRRKLEQLKEKHQHELQNLRETHLEQEKRERERLLNCLQEERDDLISKHTTQLHKLQNMLDTQLQETHKTHSQKESVLQDLIKKLELQTKELQTQEAELQAKESVLRKKRQQLCEEDYDIQREIQSLPRLMKENQELHDELQRERAERERASCRMMKEREQLEKRLLDLQERCQQLTCRVSELEEKNAASRMKDGEEDNEKKKKMKKKSENHLRLEDLEASACSAESDISVDGVRQYMWNESVSLLRARQFLEKQGTLVSDRQAALQAAHSSLKDPMTESSAQQLYQNLQQEVKDLSELRETLQKGQTLLKEKEEKLNLLETSLTEEVSGEDGERSADRKVTFDVTESEMSSVYGHEGTVPVKVQQLADSLQLISGQLNSVLGALGSITQKPNPPSLISPQVPRSSWAWPINSSPSLLQHRPTDMMHTTWSSLNTETSRVHMTNSGFTSSLSSLRPSVEVEGHRLQGLIDGNKRWLEAQRKNLNIPLFPNLRNSSSGLLQLSLDDNNQIKVHRY; the protein is encoded by the exons ATGACAACCGCGGGGCTGCGCATCGGAGATCAGGTGGTGCTGGAGGAAGACTatgatgaaaactacattccatCTGAACAag AGATCCACGAGTATGCTGTCGAGATCGGCATTGATCCCGATCGAGAGCCAGAGCTGCTGTGGTTGGCCAGAGAGGGGATGGTAGCCCCACTGCCAGCTGAATGGAAACCCTG TCAGGACGTGACGGGTGAAGTGTACTACTTTAACTTCTCCACGGGTCAGTCCACCTGGGATCACCCCTGTGATGAGCAGTACCGCCAGCTGGTGATTCTGGAGAGGGAACGAGCCCAACAGGCCAGAACTCTTCCTGCCGCTTCCGGCCTCGGTACAGGAAAGAAAGAcaaagagaagaagaagaaaaaggaaaagaaagacAAGAAAAAGGAGAAGAAAAAAGATCTGGAGAGTTTGAGAGCTCCGGTG TTGTCAGGTCCTTTGGCTCCTATCCGGGGTCTGTCTGATGGTTCTCTCAGAGGATCTTTGGGCAGTCTTCAGCCTCTTAAAACATCTCTAGGG GGTGTGCTGGTGAACCCCAGTGCTGTTGTGAGCTGTAATGAGGAGAAAAGTGCTGAGGAAGAGACGGAGGAAGAG AGGCTGCGGGACTCAGGTGGGCTTCTGCGTAACCTGCATCTGGATTTGGATGCTCTAGGAGGTCTTCAATATGAG gaCAGTGAGGTCAGTGAAACCGTTCCTCCTGAAGAAAGAACAGAACCTGAGCTACAAGACTTGGCTTTATCTAGAGACCACAGTCTAGACGCCCCTGCAGAG GGCTCCTTGCGTGGATGTCACCTCCCCTCCGGACCACCAGGGGGCAGCAGGGAGTACAGCAGTGTCTCTTCCTGCCCTCCGACCCCAGATGCCGCGGTGTCCGGCGGTCGAGAGGACAAAATGAGTGACAGGAATAAAGGTGCACAAGAGGAGATGGAGTTGAAACGTGGAGATGAGGAAGAGAACGGCAAGAGCGATAGAGATGGAGAAGAGATCGAGGAACAGATAGAGCGATTCAGCAGTCCTGAGGATATTGAGAGAGATCAGACAGAGGACAGATCAGATGAGAGAGATCAGATTGTGAAGAGATCAGATGATAAGAAACAACAGGGAGTAGATGAGAGGGAAAGATCATACAGTCAGAGCGATCAGACAGAAGAGAAGTCAGAGGTAGAGAGACATCACAGAGAAGAAAGATTAGATGATGAACACGAACAGACAGAAAATAAAGGTGATAGTATGAGGAATGAGATCAGACATAGAAGAGAAGAGATGAATGAAAGTGAGAAACAAGATGAGAGAAACAGTGAGAAGAGTGTTTCATCTGTGGAGGAGGAGTGTGGAGAGAGGGATGAAGAAGAACAGAGTGATACAGATGACTGCAGGAACACAGACATGGACACATCAGAACACATGGAAGAGACTCACGAGGACACACAGGTTCAGTGTTTAGACCATCAACCCACAGCAGACCTCAACGATTCCCCTCGTGAGACGGACAGCAAACATCTGAAGAGGTCACACAGAAGCTCAGGGATGAATTCTGACCGTGAAGAGATCGAACATCTCGAGGTCACGCGGCCTGAAACTCAAATGACAAACATTAAGTCAGATACACGGAAGTTTGTGCCTCAGTGGAATCCTGTGTCTAGTGAG GAGTCTGAAGCTGGTGAACGTGTACAGTCTCTCTCATCCACTGATGATGTGCAG AGAGGATTTGTGTCCAAGTTCTCAGAGAATGTGTTTGATCTGCTGGAGCTGTCACCTGCAGTG gaGAGTAAGGATATAGAGAGGGTCTCTAAAGATGCAAACAG GTGTCTGTTGGATGACGTTACATCTGCTCAGATCCCTCATTCTCCAGACAACATCAGGCAGAGACCCACGACTGCTTATGATCGCAGTGACATCAGCAGCCATCGTGAAGGAGACGAGACCGACCAGAGAGAGAGCGATGAGAGCGAGCAGACGAGAGGAGAACGACAGgacactgacagacagacagctctGGAGGAGAACAGTGATGAAGGGGAGACCAGGAGATCAGAGGaggagagagacagacagatgcagGACGACACGAGGCGACTGATGGAGGAGAAAGACAGGAGACTGCAGCTCCTGCGAGATGCTCTGATGGAGGAGGAGAAAGAAGAGGAGCGGAGGATAAAGGAGGAGAGCACTGAGCAGCTCAG ATTACTGAAGGAGCAGCTACTGAAAGAGAGACGAGAAGAGGAAGAGAGGTTAACACGCACAACGCACACACAACTTAAACAACTCag GGATGAGAGTGAGTTGAAACTCAAAGAGCTGCGTCAAGAGCTGGAGTCTGAGCGTGATAGGGTGGAGACTGAAAACAGGCGGAGTCTGGACCATCTGAGGGCGGAGTCAGAGGAGGGGCTTAGAGCAGAGAAGAAACGGCTGCAGGAGAAGAAGAAGGAGCAACTGTCCTCCATCATactagat GCTAAACTGagtgacagacagaaagatttGAGGAGTCCACGACCAGAAAAACCTTTAGCAGAGTACCAGAGAGag cttaCAGATGTTCTTCAGGAAGTACGAGAGGAAGTTGAGAGAGATCACAGAAGAAAACTAGAACAACTGAAAGAGAAACATCAACATGAGCTACAGAACCTCAGAGAGACACACCTGGAGCag gagaagagagagagggagcgTCTGCTGAATTGTCTTCAGGAGGAGAGAGACGATCTGATCTctaaacacacaacacaactaCACAAACTGCAGAATATGCTGGACACACAGCTACAGGagacacacaaaacacactCACAGAAG GAGTCAGTGTTACAGGATTTGATAAAGAAACTGGAGCTACAAACCAAAGAGCTTCAAACACAAGAGGCTGAACTTCAAGCAAAA GAATCAGTGTTAAGAAAGAAGAGGCAACAGCTGTGTGAGGAAGATTATGACATTCAGAGAGAAatacag TCTCTCCCTCGACTGATGAAGGAGAATCAGGAGCTTCATGATGagctgcagagagagagagcagaaagagagcgagcgagCTGTAGGATGATGAAGGAGAGAGAGCAGTTAGAGAAGAGACTATTAGACCTGCAAGAGAGATGtcaacaactcacctgtagagtcag tgaACTGGAAGAGAAGAATGCAGCTTCCAGGATGAAAGATGGAGAAGAAGACAacgagaagaagaagaagatgaaGAAGAAGAGTGAGAATCATCTACGTCTGGAGGATCTGGAAGCATCAGCTTGTTCAGCAGAGAGTGACATCAGTGTAGATGG TGTGAGGCAGTACATGTGGAATGAGAGCGTCTCTCTCTTGCGGGCGCGTCAGTTTCTGGAGAAGCAGGGCACTCTTGtgtcagacagacaggcagcGCTACAGGCAGCTCACAGTAGTCTGAAGGACCCCATGACTGAAAGCTCCGCCCAGCAGCTCTACCAGAACCTGCagcag gaGGTGAAGGATCTGTCTGAGTTGAGAGAGACGCTTCAGAAAGGTCAAACTTTACTAAAAGAAAAAGAGGAAAAATTAAATCTCCTGGAAACATCACTAACTGAAGAG gTGTCAGGTGAGGATGGCGAGAGGTCAGCTGATCGAAAAGTGACATTTGATGTGACCGAGTCAGAGATGAGCAGTGTGTATGGACACGAGGGAACAG ttcCTGTAAAGGTGCAGCAATTGGCTGATTCTCTACAGCTGATCTCAGGACAGTTAAACTCAGTTTTGGGTGCTTTGGGGTCAATCACGCAAAAGCCCAACCCGCCCTCTTTGATCTCCCCTCAAGTACCTCGCTCCTCGTGGGCGTGGCCTATAAACTCCTCCCCCTCACTTTTACAACACAGACCAACAGACATGATGCACACGACCTGGTCCAGCCTGAACACAg AAACCAGCAGAGTCCATATGACTAACTCAGGGTTTACATCAAG TCTGTCATCTCTGCGTCCATCGGTAGAGGTCGAAGGTCACCGTCTGCAGGGTCTCATTGACGGAAATAAACGTTGGCTGGAGGCCCAGAGGAAAAACCTCAACAT TCCTCTGTTCCCAAATCTCAGAAATTCATCCAGTGGATTACTGCAGCTCAGCCTCGACGACAACAACCAGATTAAAGTTCATCGATACTGA
- the socs9 gene encoding suppressor of cytokine signaling 9: MSLPEETGDRGKERERGARPKVRQSRSEERRDGGRRKGARGKKKSHPSRDPASERPMSDGFEYGDLLSGLHESGDSSSPVRERRRWQLLGSSGSLSAKLSFGSPSADLGCDTENKPSGSGRTLRQKIQDAVGQCFPIKSNSQGLSQPVSATASSSASASRRKIHLSELMLDSCPFPAGSDLAQKWYLIKQHTAPLSQAPILEPLSGSTSTSTVVVAAATPVEDEEDRLRERRRISIEQGVEPPPNAQIHTFEVTAQINPLYKLGPKLAHGMNELAGDERATLHQLLLQSCLDTLDEVAASSGASADVELGAGAASPSACSLTGAPLVQMDSPKSQDGQHRVHTQIDYIHCLVPDLLRITNLPCYWGVMDRYQAETLLEGKPEGTFLLRDSAQEDYLFSVSFRRYGRSLHARIEQWNHNFSFDVHDPSVFHAPTVTGLLEHYKDPNSCMFFEPLLSNPIHRTQPFSLQHICRAVISSRTTYDGINALTLPNALKEHLKEYHYKQRVRVRRLDTWWE, from the coding sequence ATGTCTCTGCCTGAGGAAACAGGGGATCgtgggaaagagagagagcgtggCGCTCGTCCTAAAGTGCGTCAGAGCCGGTCCGAGGAGAGAAGAGACGGGGGAAGGAGGAAGGGGGCGAGGGGTAAAAAGAAAAGCCACCCGTCACGGGACCCCGCCTCCGAGCGACCCATGAGCGACGGCTTCGAGTACGGAGATTTACTGAGCGGTCTACACGAATCAGGTGACTCTTCCTCTCCTGTGAGGGAACGCAGGAGGTGGCAGCTCCTGGGATCATCCGGATCTTTATCCGCCAAACTGTCGTTCGGCTCACCCTCCGCCGACCTCGGCTGTGACACAGAGAACAAACCCTCTGGTAGCGGGCGTACACTTCGGCAGAAAATCCAGGATGCGGTAGGACAGTGTTTTCCGATTAAGAGCAACAGCCAGGGCCTGTCTCAGCCTGTCTCAGCGACGGCCTCATCTTCGGCCTCGGCATCCAGACGTAAGATTCACCTGAGCGAGCTGATGCTGGACAGCTGTCCGTTCCCAGCCGGCTCCGACCTGGCCCAGAAGTGGTACCTCATCAAGCAGCACACGGCTCCCCTTTCTCAAGCGCCCATCCTGGAACCCTTAAGCGGATCGACCAGCACCTCGACGGTCGTCGTTGCCGCCGCCACCCCTGTGGAGGACGAGGAGGATCGTTTGCGTGAGAGAAGGAGAATAAGCATCGAACAGGGCGTGGAGCCGCCGCCCAACGCCCAGATCCACACGTTTGAGGTGACTGCCCAGATCAACCCCCTGTATAAACTGGGACCCAAATTGGCGCACGGAATGAACGAGTTGGCCGGAGATGAGCGGGCGACGCTCCACCAGCTGCTGCTGCAGAGTTGCTTGGACACCTTGGATGAGGTCGCCGCATCGTCCGGTGCCTCGGCCGACGTCGAGCTGGGCGCAGGTGCTGCGTCGCCCTCCGCCTGTTCTCTGACCGGGGCCCCTTTAGTTCAAATGGACAGTCCCAAATCACAAGACGGACAGCATCGCGTACACACGCAAATCGATTACATCCACTGTTTGGTGCCCGACCTGCTCCGAATCACGAACCTGCCCTGTTACTGGGGCGTCATGGATCGGTACCAGGCCGAGACGTTGCTGGAGGGCAAACCCGAAGGCACGTTTCTGCTCCGCGACTCCGCGCAGGAGGACTACCTGTTCTCCGTCAGCTTCCGGCGATACGGCCGCTCGCTGCACGCGCGCATCGAGCAGTGGAACCACAACTTCAGCTTCGACGTGCACGACCCCAGCGTGTTCCACGCGCCGACCGTCACGGGCCTCCTCGAGCACTACAAGGATCCCAATTCCTGCATGTTCTTCGAGCCGCTGCTGTCGAACCCCATCCACCGGACGCAGCCCTTTAGCCTGCAGCACATCTGTCGCGCCGTCATCAGCAGCCGCACCACGTACGACGGCATCAACGCACTGACGCTTCCCAATGCGCTGAAGGAGCACCTGAAGGAGTACCACTACAAGCAGCGCGTACGTGTTCGGCGTCTGGACACGTGGTGGGAATGA